Proteins encoded within one genomic window of Candidatus Thiodiazotropha endoloripes:
- a CDS encoding thiopurine S-methyltransferase translates to MEFNQHLLNYWHSLYLPAGSLVLAPLCGKSRDMFWLAEQGYRIRGIELSRLAISQFFDEHNLKPTVEQHDYFEQWRQGPFELLCGDIFDLAQQDNSDVDAVYDRASLIALNPQQRKQFARLIIDLLPGHAKILLVTLEYPQDEMSGPPYSVGEAEIRELFGQNFTINLLHHLDLLQNTDRYQHHGVSQMVEKIYLLKPAGNPK, encoded by the coding sequence GTGGAGTTCAATCAACATCTACTGAATTACTGGCACTCGCTCTATCTCCCGGCTGGCTCGCTGGTGCTGGCACCACTCTGCGGCAAGAGCAGAGATATGTTCTGGCTGGCTGAACAGGGTTACCGAATTCGTGGGATTGAGCTGAGCCGATTGGCAATAAGCCAATTCTTCGATGAACACAATCTCAAGCCTACTGTTGAGCAGCATGACTATTTTGAGCAGTGGCGTCAGGGACCGTTCGAGCTTTTATGTGGTGATATCTTCGACCTGGCTCAGCAGGATAATTCGGATGTTGATGCTGTCTATGACAGGGCGTCATTAATTGCACTCAATCCTCAACAACGAAAACAGTTTGCCCGCCTGATCATTGATCTGCTACCCGGTCATGCCAAGATTCTTCTGGTCACTCTGGAGTACCCTCAGGATGAGATGAGCGGTCCACCCTATAGTGTGGGCGAAGCAGAGATCCGGGAGCTGTTTGGACAAAACTTCACCATCAACCTGCTGCATCACCTCGATCTACTACAGAATACAGATCGCTACCAACACCACGGGGTCAGCCAGATGGTGGAAAAGATCTATCTGTTGAAGCCTGCTGGAAATCCCAAATAG
- a CDS encoding class I SAM-dependent methyltransferase, translating into MSVDKSFGDLGPGGNQDPVVPDWRSMEIPDAWPDLSNFSSLRGFWSLLRLIAAKKRPTVELPEGMPGRDMIPKYVLREFHNFPNGNYSKAMTRRYINNFDRFMLGEIKKLRKRLAAEFKGASRVLDIGCSGGGVAAELEALGVEDVWGIDPSPYLLKHGADEYPNIKFVQGIIEETGFPDRRFEGATAGFLFHEMPIKYFELSLKEINRILEPGSLLAIGEPSPVQAYSGYWEMTRRFGLKGLYFSWFAKSIHEPFLNTWHNCDLQGLFDKHGFDLELDDVGMPIRYILARKR; encoded by the coding sequence ATGAGTGTTGATAAATCATTTGGTGACTTGGGCCCCGGTGGCAATCAGGATCCAGTAGTTCCGGATTGGCGGAGCATGGAGATACCGGATGCCTGGCCTGATCTATCTAATTTCAGTAGTTTGAGGGGATTCTGGTCCCTGCTCAGGCTGATAGCCGCTAAAAAGCGCCCCACAGTTGAGCTTCCTGAAGGCATGCCCGGACGGGATATGATACCCAAGTATGTGCTTCGGGAATTCCACAATTTTCCCAACGGCAACTACTCGAAGGCGATGACACGGCGTTATATCAATAATTTCGACCGTTTCATGTTGGGTGAAATCAAAAAACTCAGAAAACGTCTGGCTGCGGAATTCAAAGGTGCCAGTCGGGTTCTCGATATCGGCTGTTCCGGTGGCGGTGTCGCGGCTGAGTTGGAAGCACTGGGTGTTGAAGATGTCTGGGGCATAGACCCTTCACCCTATCTGCTCAAACATGGTGCTGATGAGTACCCCAATATCAAGTTTGTTCAGGGCATAATTGAAGAGACGGGATTTCCTGACCGACGCTTTGAAGGGGCTACTGCGGGTTTTCTGTTCCATGAAATGCCAATCAAGTACTTCGAGCTGAGTCTGAAGGAGATCAACCGGATACTCGAGCCGGGCAGTCTGCTGGCCATCGGTGAGCCATCTCCGGTCCAGGCCTATAGCGGATATTGGGAGATGACCCGCCGCTTTGGTCTGAAAGGGCTCTATTTCAGCTGGTTCGCCAAATCGATTCACGAGCCTTTTCTCAACACCTGGCACAATTGTGATTTACAGGGGCTGTTCGATAAGCATGGTTTTGACCTGGAACTGGATGATGTTGGCATGCCAATTCGCTATATTCTGGCACGCAAACGGTAA
- a CDS encoding TetR/AcrR family transcriptional regulator, producing the protein MLHLKKAATQDLPVYDRILSTALDLFVERGYHNVSIHDIQKLANVSIGSIYNHFGGKEGVAKALYYHLIREMEELVADVINENLSFRESCNRIISLLFEYTESKRNIVAYVLHAKHQEFLPDEPPICSSTPFKTMRNIVQRGMESGEIREGDPWVVASGIFGGAIRLIHLRLDGVLNVPLPELYDELIDCMWHGMEPISIQESVA; encoded by the coding sequence ATGCTCCATTTGAAAAAAGCCGCGACGCAAGATCTACCAGTCTACGACCGCATCCTCAGTACTGCCCTCGATCTGTTTGTCGAACGTGGTTATCACAATGTATCGATTCATGACATTCAGAAGCTGGCGAATGTCAGTATCGGCTCGATCTACAACCATTTCGGGGGAAAGGAAGGGGTCGCGAAAGCCCTCTACTACCACTTGATCAGAGAGATGGAAGAGCTGGTTGCTGATGTAATCAACGAAAATCTGAGCTTTCGCGAGAGCTGTAATCGAATTATTTCACTGCTATTCGAGTATACCGAGAGCAAGCGCAATATCGTCGCCTATGTACTGCATGCCAAACACCAGGAGTTTCTGCCGGATGAGCCCCCGATCTGCAGCTCCACCCCATTTAAGACCATGCGCAATATCGTACAGCGGGGAATGGAATCCGGCGAGATCCGCGAAGGTGATCCCTGGGTGGTCGCCTCTGGTATCTTTGGCGGTGCCATACGTTTGATTCATCTGCGACTGGATGGGGTATTGAATGTCCCTCTACCTGAGCTTTACGATGAGTTGATCGATTGTATGTGGCATGGCATGGAGCCCATATCCATACAAGAAAGCGTGGCTTGA
- a CDS encoding serine/threonine protein kinase has protein sequence MRESEFQHAFASLTPDTMLDAIESTGVVCSGQFLALNSYENRVYQVAMEEGPAVVAKFYRPSRWSDDAILEEHEFTLALADQEIPVIAPAADENGDTLHHHQGLRFALYPCRGGRPPELDDPSHLEQLGRFIGRIHMLGASETFNHRPEIDIEHYLLQPSHYLLEHDFLPQHLLSAYQTIVKDLQLRIESCYDRAGSFNTIRLHGDCHPGNILWRDDGPQIVDFDDARTGPAMQDLWMFLSGDRRYMTERLADLLDGYTQFYDFNPTELHLLEALRSLRLVHYAGWLAKRWDDPAFPAAFPWFDSVRFWEDHILTLREQLAKMDEPPLVYS, from the coding sequence ATGAGAGAGTCTGAATTTCAACACGCTTTTGCCTCCCTGACGCCGGATACCATGCTCGATGCCATCGAGTCGACCGGGGTTGTCTGCAGTGGACAGTTTCTGGCGCTGAACAGTTATGAAAACCGGGTTTATCAGGTCGCTATGGAAGAGGGGCCTGCAGTGGTTGCGAAGTTCTATCGTCCCAGTCGTTGGAGTGATGATGCCATCCTGGAGGAGCATGAATTCACCCTGGCGCTGGCAGATCAGGAGATTCCTGTAATCGCGCCGGCAGCTGATGAAAACGGGGATACACTTCACCACCATCAAGGGCTCAGATTCGCCCTCTATCCCTGTCGAGGTGGTCGCCCACCGGAACTGGATGATCCGTCACATCTGGAACAGCTGGGGCGATTCATCGGCAGGATTCATATGCTGGGCGCATCTGAAACATTCAACCATCGCCCCGAGATCGACATCGAGCACTATTTATTGCAACCCAGTCACTATCTGCTGGAGCACGATTTTCTGCCGCAACATCTGCTGAGCGCCTATCAGACGATCGTCAAAGATCTGCAACTGCGAATCGAATCCTGCTATGACCGTGCGGGCTCCTTCAATACCATCCGACTGCATGGGGATTGCCATCCGGGAAATATTCTCTGGCGGGATGATGGACCACAGATCGTCGATTTTGATGACGCCAGAACTGGGCCCGCCATGCAGGATCTGTGGATGTTTCTCTCTGGAGATCGACGCTATATGACCGAGCGTCTGGCCGATTTACTGGACGGTTACACCCAGTTCTATGATTTCAATCCAACCGAGCTCCATCTGTTGGAGGCGTTACGCAGCCTGAGGCTTGTCCACTATGCGGGCTGGCTTGCCAAACGCTGGGATGATCCGGCATTTCCAGCGGCCTTTCCCTGGTTTGATTCAGTGAGATTTTGGGAGGACCATATCCTCACGCTTCGTGAACAGCTTGCCAAAATGGATGAACCGCCACTCGTCTATAGCTGA